In a single window of the Cucurbita pepo subsp. pepo cultivar mu-cu-16 chromosome LG18, ASM280686v2, whole genome shotgun sequence genome:
- the LOC111780147 gene encoding protein ROOT PRIMORDIUM DEFECTIVE 1: MGPHIFRSISKRYHYLNMVVRCKTTSSQYVASRARDPTFEKLMDRYKNLLKVVAVQDLILANPRNQSVSLEFLSRLSQKLHLNRGAASFLRKYPHIFHIFYDPNKTQPFCKLTDTAIHIVCEEADAIHASLPQVVDRLVRLLSMANSKMLPLRAIYKVWRELGLPDNFEDCVISKNSHIFQLCDAYEPNTHFLKLVDDIPRNHFRAAVDEWRVTQCCKDGYSVDETEIKYSFKHSYPPGMRLRKTFKAKVKEWQRCPYTGPYEGTLDSNKYGNTAIALEKRAVSIIHEFMTLTVEKMVEVEKISHFRKWFGIELNVRDLFLDHPGIFYLSTKGKRHTVFLREAYERGCLIDPNPVYTVRRKLLDFVDMGRRGLPPSSLRQKVDQIHNEDGDFPLGNK; encoded by the coding sequence ATGGGACCTCATATATTTAGATCCATTTCAAAAAGGTACCATTATCTCAATATGGTTGTTAGATGTAAAACAACATCTTCCCAATATGTTGCATCAAGAGCTAGAGATCCAACGTTTGAGAAACTGATGGATAGGTACAAAAATCTTCTAAAAGTGGTTGCTGTCCAAGATCTTATCCTTGCTAATCCGAGGAATCAATCGGTATCTCTAGAATTCCTCTCGAGGCTTTCCCAGAAGCTCCATCTCAACCGTGGCGCTGCCTCCTTCCTTCGCAAATACCCTCATATTTTTCACATATTCTATGATCCAAACAAGACTCAACCATTTTGCAAATTAACAGATACTGCCATCCATATAGTTTGTGAAGAAGCAGATGCTATCCATGCTTCATTGCCTCAGGTTGTTGACAGATTAGTCCGGCTTTTATCAATGGCGAATTCTAAGATGTTACCACTGCGTGCAATTTACAAGGTATGGAGGGAGCTTGGCCTCCCTGACAATTTTGAGGACTGCGTGATATCGAAAAACTCTCATATTTTTCAGCTTTGTGATGCGTATGAACCAAATACTCATTTTTTGAAGTTGGTTGATGACATTCCGAGAAATCATTTCCGAGCAGCTGTCGATGAATGGAGAGTTACTCAGTGTTGTAAAGATGGATATTCTGTTGACGAGACAGAAATCAAGTATAGCTTTAAACATAGCTATCCTCCGGGGATGCGGTTGAGAAAAACCTTCAAGGCCAAGGTTAAGGAATGGCAAAGGTGTCCATATACCGGACCATACGAGGGAACACTCGACAGTAACAAGTATGGGAACACTGCTATAGCACTGGAAAAACGAGCAGTTTCAATTATTCACGAATTCATGACTTTGACTGTGGAAAAGATGGTGGAAGTAGAGAAGATCAGCCATTTTAGGAAATGGTTTGGCATTGAGTTAAATGTAAGAGATCTATTCTTGGACCATCCTgggatattttatttatcaaccAAGGGAAAGAGACATACCGTCTTTCTAAGAGAAGCTTATGAGAGGGGGTGTTTAATAGATCCAAATCCAGTTTATACTGTAAGGAGAAAACTCCTAGATTTTGTTGATATGGGGCGTCGTGGTTTACCTCCTAGCAGCTTAAGACAGAAGGTAGATCAAATTCACAATGAAGATGGTGACTTTCCTTTAGGTAACAAATGA